One window from the genome of Limibacillus sp. encodes:
- a CDS encoding pyruvate dehydrogenase complex E1 component subunit beta — translation MPVQVLMPALSPTMTEGKLAKWVKSVGDEVSAGDVIAEIETDKATMEVEAVEEGKLGKILVEEGTEGVAVNSPIALLLEEGEDESALEGADTAAPSDDSNGDSSDDEAAEAPASQPARAAAPEEVPQPVATGQSSGEQDEPEWTGETETLTVREALRDAMAEEMRADDKVFVMGEEVAEYQGAYKVTQGLLDEFGAKRVIDTPITEMGFAGLGTGAAYYGLKPIVEFMTFNFAMQAIDHIINSAAKQLYMSGGQVHVPIVFRGPNGAASRVAAQHSQDYASWYAHIPGLKVVAPYSAADAKGLLKAAIRDPDPVVFLENEILYGQSFEVPKSDDWTVPIGKAKVVKKGSDVTLVGYSVCVGMALEAAAQLAEEGIDAEVIDLRSLRPLDAETIINSVKKTNRLVSVEEGWAVCGIGSEMAAIMMEQAFDWLDAPVARVCGKDVPMPYAANLEKLALPQAEHIVAAAKAVCYRD, via the coding sequence ATGCCCGTTCAAGTGCTGATGCCGGCACTTTCGCCCACGATGACCGAGGGCAAGCTGGCGAAATGGGTGAAGTCGGTCGGCGACGAGGTAAGCGCCGGCGACGTCATCGCGGAGATCGAGACCGACAAGGCCACCATGGAGGTCGAGGCGGTCGAGGAAGGCAAGCTCGGCAAGATACTGGTCGAGGAAGGCACCGAGGGTGTCGCCGTCAACAGCCCCATCGCCCTGCTGCTCGAAGAAGGCGAGGACGAGAGCGCGCTGGAGGGCGCCGACACGGCGGCCCCCTCTGACGATTCGAATGGAGATTCGAGCGACGACGAAGCGGCAGAGGCTCCCGCGTCTCAGCCGGCCCGGGCCGCCGCGCCTGAAGAGGTACCTCAACCGGTCGCCACCGGGCAGTCCAGCGGAGAGCAGGACGAGCCGGAATGGACCGGGGAGACCGAGACCCTGACCGTCCGTGAAGCGCTGCGCGACGCCATGGCCGAGGAGATGCGGGCCGACGACAAGGTCTTCGTCATGGGCGAGGAGGTGGCCGAATATCAGGGCGCCTACAAAGTGACCCAGGGTCTTCTCGACGAGTTCGGCGCCAAGCGCGTGATCGACACGCCGATCACCGAGATGGGCTTTGCCGGTCTCGGCACGGGCGCCGCCTATTACGGGCTGAAGCCCATCGTCGAGTTCATGACCTTCAACTTCGCCATGCAGGCGATCGACCACATCATCAACTCCGCCGCCAAGCAGCTCTACATGTCCGGCGGACAGGTGCATGTGCCCATCGTGTTCCGCGGCCCCAACGGCGCGGCTTCGCGCGTGGCCGCCCAGCACTCCCAGGACTATGCTTCCTGGTATGCGCATATCCCCGGATTGAAGGTGGTGGCGCCCTATTCGGCGGCCGATGCGAAGGGTCTCCTGAAAGCGGCGATCCGCGATCCGGATCCCGTGGTCTTCCTGGAGAACGAAATCCTCTACGGCCAGTCCTTCGAGGTGCCGAAGAGCGACGATTGGACCGTCCCCATCGGCAAGGCGAAGGTGGTGAAGAAGGGCAGCGACGTGACGCTGGTCGGCTATTCGGTCTGCGTCGGCATGGCCCTGGAGGCGGCGGCCCAGCTGGCCGAGGAAGGCATTGACGCGGAGGTCATCGACCTGCGTTCGCTGCGCCCGCTGGACGCCGAAACAATCATCAACTCGGTGAAGAAGACCAACCGTCTGGTCTCGGTCGAAGAGGGCTGGGCCGTTTGCGGCATCGGCTCCGAAATGGCCGCGATCATGATGGAGCAGGCCTTCGATTGGCTGGATGCGCCGGTGGCGCGGGTCTGCGGCAAGGACGTGCCAATGCCCTATGCCGCCAACCTGGAAAAGCTGGCGCTGCCCCAGGCCGAGCATATCGTGGCGGCGGCCAAGGCCGTCTGCTACCGCGACTGA
- the pdhA gene encoding pyruvate dehydrogenase (acetyl-transferring) E1 component subunit alpha, which translates to MATRKSASSSSASQSPARKRTRKSKTSSSTNYSAEKLLSYYREMLLIRRFEEKAGQMYGMGLIGGFCHLYIGQEAVVTGIHANMTDEDSVVASYRCHGHMLASGMDSKGVMAELTGRKDGYSKGKGGSMHMFSREKKFFGGHGIVGAQVPIGTGIGFAQKYLGEDTVHFCYLGDGAVNQGQVYESFNMAALWKLPVIYVIENNRYGMGTSVQRASASTELYKRGEAYGIPGKQIDGMDVIKVQEETAAIIEKVRKGEGPYILEMMTYRYRGHSMSDPAKYRTREEVQKMRTEHDPIDQLKKLILENKVSDEDTLKGIDREVKDIISDAADFAQNSPEPDPSELWTDVYALEL; encoded by the coding sequence ATGGCGACCAGGAAAAGCGCGAGCTCAAGCTCCGCCAGTCAGTCCCCCGCGCGCAAGCGCACCCGCAAATCCAAGACGTCATCCAGCACCAACTACAGCGCTGAAAAGCTGCTCAGCTACTATCGGGAGATGCTGCTGATCCGCCGCTTCGAAGAGAAGGCGGGCCAGATGTACGGCATGGGCCTGATCGGTGGCTTCTGTCACCTGTACATCGGGCAGGAGGCCGTGGTGACGGGCATTCACGCCAACATGACGGACGAGGACAGCGTGGTCGCCTCGTACCGCTGTCACGGGCACATGCTCGCCAGCGGCATGGACTCAAAGGGCGTGATGGCCGAGCTGACCGGCCGCAAGGACGGTTACTCCAAGGGCAAGGGCGGCTCCATGCACATGTTCAGCCGGGAGAAGAAGTTCTTCGGCGGCCATGGCATCGTGGGCGCGCAGGTGCCCATCGGCACGGGCATCGGCTTCGCCCAGAAGTACCTGGGCGAGGACACGGTCCACTTCTGTTATCTGGGCGACGGCGCGGTGAACCAGGGACAGGTCTATGAGTCCTTCAACATGGCCGCGCTCTGGAAGCTGCCGGTCATCTACGTGATCGAGAACAACCGCTACGGCATGGGTACCTCCGTCCAGCGCGCCTCGGCATCGACCGAGCTCTATAAGCGCGGCGAGGCTTACGGCATTCCGGGCAAGCAGATCGACGGCATGGACGTCATCAAGGTCCAGGAGGAAACCGCCGCCATCATCGAGAAGGTGCGTAAAGGGGAGGGTCCCTACATCCTCGAGATGATGACCTACCGCTATCGCGGCCACTCCATGTCGGACCCGGCCAAGTACCGGACCCGCGAAGAGGTGCAGAAGATGCGCACCGAGCACGATCCCATCGATCAGTTGAAGAAGCTCATCCTGGAAAACAAGGTGAGCGACGAGGACACGCTGAAGGGGATCGACCGGGAGGTGAAGGACATCATCTCCGACGCCGCGGATTTCGCTCAGAACAGTCCCGAGCCGGATCCCTCCGAACTCTGGACCGACGTCTACGCGCTCGAACTCTGA
- a CDS encoding septum formation initiator family protein: MLQEIRKRGVAVSLQVFAACMVVYFGFHAVQGERGFLAYVKLNKELQQAELQSAAVSEQRAALEMKVAGLRPESLDLDLLDERARLLLNYGQPTDGVVRFDGNPRGN; this comes from the coding sequence ATGCTACAGGAAATACGCAAGCGCGGCGTCGCCGTGTCGCTCCAGGTCTTCGCGGCCTGCATGGTGGTCTACTTCGGCTTCCATGCGGTGCAGGGCGAGCGGGGCTTTCTTGCCTATGTGAAGCTCAACAAGGAGCTTCAGCAGGCCGAGCTCCAGTCCGCCGCTGTTTCCGAACAGCGCGCCGCCTTGGAGATGAAGGTGGCCGGTTTGCGTCCTGAGAGTCTCGACCTCGATCTTCTCGACGAGCGCGCGCGACTGCTGCTGAACTACGGGCAGCCGACCGACGGCGTGGTTCGTTTCGATGGGAATCCCCGGGGGAATTAA
- the tpiA gene encoding triose-phosphate isomerase — MRRKLIAGNWKMNGLLGDGVELARALSNLAAGESPNCDLLVCPPATLIMTVGGVLSSGPIALGGQDCHSEPGGAHTGDIAAPMLADLGCSHVIVGHSERRADHDESDALVKAKAEAALAAGLTPIVCLGESLEEREAGRALSIVADQLRGSLPEGGTAVVAYEPVWAIGTGKSATPDDVAEVHAELRRVLEEMRGAEEASATLILYGGSVKPNNAAELLALADVDGALVGGASLKADDFWEIARACP, encoded by the coding sequence ATGAGGCGGAAGCTGATTGCGGGCAATTGGAAGATGAACGGCCTTCTGGGCGATGGGGTGGAGCTTGCGCGCGCCCTGAGCAACCTGGCGGCGGGTGAGAGTCCGAATTGCGACCTTCTGGTCTGCCCGCCGGCGACGCTGATCATGACCGTGGGCGGGGTCCTGTCCAGCGGCCCCATCGCGCTCGGCGGACAGGACTGCCACAGCGAGCCCGGCGGCGCGCACACCGGAGACATCGCCGCGCCCATGCTGGCGGACCTGGGGTGCAGCCATGTGATCGTCGGCCACTCCGAAAGGCGCGCCGACCACGACGAGAGCGACGCCCTGGTCAAGGCGAAGGCGGAGGCCGCGCTGGCCGCGGGCCTGACGCCCATCGTCTGCCTGGGGGAAAGCCTGGAGGAGCGGGAGGCTGGACGCGCGCTCTCTATCGTAGCGGATCAGCTTCGCGGCTCTCTGCCTGAGGGCGGCACCGCTGTCGTTGCCTACGAACCGGTCTGGGCGATCGGAACGGGAAAGAGCGCGACCCCTGACGACGTTGCCGAGGTTCACGCGGAGCTGCGGCGCGTCCTGGAGGAGATGCGGGGTGCTGAGGAGGCCTCCGCCACACTGATCCTTTATGGCGGCTCGGTGAAACCCAACAATGCCGCGGAGCTGTTGGCTCTGGCGGATGTCGATGGCGCGCTGGTCGGAGGCGCCAGCCTGAAGGCCGACGATTTTTGGGAGATCGCGCGCGCTTGCCCCTAG
- the secG gene encoding preprotein translocase subunit SecG, whose protein sequence is MFSIILVIFLLVTLAMIGVVLMQRSEGGALGIGGGGGGGGGGGFLTGRGTANLLTRTTAILAACFMGLSVVLTILSGVDREGGSSVLDDLGGSEQLAPLAPLPAEEGTDGSSDSEPSAPSVPVQ, encoded by the coding sequence ATGTTTTCGATCATCCTCGTCATCTTTCTGTTGGTCACGCTCGCCATGATCGGCGTCGTGCTGATGCAGCGCAGTGAAGGCGGCGCGCTCGGCATCGGCGGCGGTGGCGGCGGCGGTGGCGGCGGAGGTTTCCTCACCGGTCGCGGTACCGCCAACCTCTTGACCCGCACCACTGCCATTCTCGCAGCCTGCTTCATGGGACTGAGCGTCGTGCTCACGATCCTCTCGGGCGTGGACCGTGAAGGCGGTTCGTCGGTTCTTGACGACCTGGGCGGCAGCGAGCAGCTCGCGCCCCTGGCGCCGCTCCCGGCCGAAGAGGGCACGGACGGCAGTAGCGATAGCGAGCCGAGCGCGCCCAGCGTGCCGGTTCAGTAA
- the kdsA gene encoding 3-deoxy-8-phosphooctulonate synthase, which produces MSEPNRSVAIGDLTVANDRPFTLIAGPCQIESRQHALETSQAIKEITDALGIPLIYKSSFDKANRTSLKAARGVGIGEGLEILAEVRASTGCPTLTDVHLPEQCAPAAEAVDVLQIPAFLCRQTDLLIAAAETGAAINVKKGQFLAPWDMKNVFAKLKEAGNERVLLTERGASFGYNTLVSDMRGLPIMARDTGCPIVFDATHSVQQPGGQGTSSGGQREFAPVLARAAIAVGVAAVFAETHQDPDNAPSDGPNMIPLTRLKEMLSVMAELDKVAKAHPVSI; this is translated from the coding sequence ATGTCCGAGCCTAACCGTAGCGTCGCCATCGGCGACCTGACCGTCGCCAACGACAGGCCCTTCACCCTGATCGCCGGTCCCTGCCAGATCGAAAGCCGCCAGCATGCGCTGGAGACCAGCCAGGCGATCAAGGAGATCACGGACGCCTTGGGCATCCCGCTCATCTATAAGTCCTCCTTCGACAAGGCGAACCGGACCTCCCTCAAGGCCGCGCGCGGTGTTGGGATCGGGGAGGGGCTGGAGATTCTGGCCGAGGTGCGGGCCTCGACCGGCTGCCCCACGCTGACGGACGTGCACCTGCCCGAGCAGTGCGCGCCGGCCGCCGAGGCGGTGGACGTGCTCCAGATCCCGGCCTTCCTCTGCCGCCAGACGGACCTTTTGATCGCCGCCGCCGAAACCGGTGCCGCGATCAATGTGAAGAAGGGCCAGTTCCTGGCGCCCTGGGACATGAAGAACGTGTTCGCCAAGCTGAAGGAGGCCGGCAACGAGCGCGTGCTTCTGACCGAGCGCGGCGCCTCCTTCGGGTACAACACCCTGGTCTCCGACATGCGCGGTTTGCCCATCATGGCGCGCGACACCGGCTGTCCCATCGTCTTCGATGCGACCCACTCGGTGCAGCAGCCGGGCGGGCAGGGCACCTCCTCGGGCGGACAGCGCGAGTTCGCGCCGGTCCTGGCCCGCGCCGCCATTGCGGTCGGCGTCGCCGCGGTCTTCGCGGAGACCCACCAAGACCCCGACAACGCCCCCTCCGACGGGCCGAACATGATTCCGCTGACCCGGTTGAAGGAGATGCTCTCGGTCATGGCGGAGCTCGACAAGGTCGCCAAGGCGCATCCCGTTTCGATCTGA
- a CDS encoding CTP synthase, with amino-acid sequence MARFIFITGGVVSSLGKGLCSAALGALLQARGYKVRLRKLDPYLNVDPGTMSPTQHGEVYVTDDGAETDLDLGHYERFTGVPSRKSDNVTTGQIYYKVLARERRGDYLGATVQVIPHVTDAIKEFVLGDVGDEDFIVCEIGGTVGDIEGLPFLEAIRQLGNELGRERALFMHLTLLPYIKTAGELKTKPTQHSVKELQSVGIRPEILVCRTEEPISESERRKIALFCNIRPESVIEAMDVDSIYAVPHAYHAEGLDTEVCRHFGLETAEPDLTVWNEVVERVRQPDGEVTIGVIGKYTSLIDSYKSLAEALTHGGIANNVKVKIDWLDSEIFETEGAIQHLENVHGILVPGGFGERGSEGKIAAANFARERAVPYFGICFGMQMAVIEAARNMAGYKGAGSSEFGKPEVPVVGLLTEWTRGNEVERRGSADDLGGTMRLGAYPCNLKPGSKVREIYGADHIEERHRHRYEVNIAFREALEKAGLIFSGLSPDGELPEIVELAEHPWFIGVQFHPELKSKPFDPHPLFTSFVKAAVEQSRLM; translated from the coding sequence ATGGCGCGATTCATCTTCATCACCGGCGGCGTGGTCTCCTCTCTCGGCAAGGGTCTTTGTTCAGCGGCGCTCGGCGCTCTGCTCCAGGCCCGCGGCTATAAGGTCCGGCTCAGGAAGCTGGACCCCTACCTCAACGTCGATCCGGGCACCATGAGCCCGACGCAGCACGGTGAGGTCTACGTGACCGACGACGGCGCGGAGACCGATCTGGACCTGGGCCACTACGAGCGCTTCACCGGCGTTCCCTCCCGCAAAAGCGACAACGTCACCACCGGGCAGATCTACTACAAGGTCCTGGCCCGCGAGCGGCGCGGCGACTACCTCGGCGCGACCGTGCAGGTCATCCCGCACGTGACCGACGCCATCAAGGAGTTCGTCCTGGGCGATGTCGGGGACGAGGACTTCATCGTTTGCGAGATTGGCGGCACAGTCGGCGACATCGAGGGACTGCCGTTCCTGGAAGCCATCCGTCAGCTCGGCAACGAGCTTGGCCGAGAGCGCGCGCTCTTCATGCACCTGACGCTGCTGCCCTATATCAAGACGGCGGGAGAGCTTAAGACCAAGCCGACCCAGCACTCGGTGAAGGAGCTCCAGTCCGTCGGTATCCGCCCGGAGATCCTGGTCTGCCGGACCGAGGAGCCGATTTCGGAGAGCGAGCGCCGCAAGATCGCTCTCTTCTGCAATATCCGGCCTGAGTCCGTGATCGAGGCGATGGACGTGGATTCCATCTACGCGGTTCCCCATGCCTATCATGCGGAGGGACTGGATACCGAGGTCTGCCGTCACTTCGGCCTGGAGACAGCGGAGCCCGACCTGACGGTCTGGAACGAGGTGGTGGAGCGCGTGCGCCAGCCGGACGGCGAAGTGACCATCGGCGTGATCGGCAAGTACACCAGCCTTATCGACTCTTATAAGTCCCTGGCCGAAGCGCTGACCCACGGCGGCATCGCCAACAACGTCAAGGTCAAGATCGATTGGTTGGACTCCGAAATCTTCGAGACCGAAGGGGCGATCCAGCACTTGGAGAACGTCCACGGCATCCTGGTGCCGGGCGGCTTCGGCGAGCGCGGCAGCGAAGGCAAGATCGCGGCCGCCAACTTCGCGCGCGAGCGCGCGGTTCCCTATTTCGGGATTTGCTTCGGCATGCAGATGGCGGTGATCGAAGCCGCGCGCAACATGGCCGGATACAAGGGCGCGGGCTCTTCGGAGTTCGGCAAGCCCGAGGTGCCCGTCGTCGGCCTCCTCACCGAATGGACGCGCGGCAACGAGGTGGAGAGGCGCGGCAGCGCCGACGACCTGGGCGGCACCATGCGCCTGGGCGCCTATCCCTGTAACCTGAAGCCGGGATCGAAGGTGCGCGAGATCTACGGCGCCGACCATATCGAGGAGCGCCATCGCCACCGCTATGAGGTCAACATCGCGTTCCGCGAGGCGCTGGAGAAGGCGGGCTTGATCTTTTCCGGCCTCTCCCCAGATGGGGAGCTACCGGAAATTGTGGAATTGGCCGAGCACCCCTGGTTCATCGGCGTGCAGTTTCACCCGGAACTGAAGTCGAAACCCTTCGACCCGCATCCGCTTTTCACGTCCTTCGTGAAGGCGGCGGTGGAGCAATCGCGCCTCATGTAG
- the eno gene encoding phosphopyruvate hydratase codes for MSAIIDIRAREILDSRGNPTVEVDLVLESGAVGRAAVPSGASTGAHEAVELRDGDKKRYLGKGVTQAVEAVNTELYEALVGMEADDQIRLDRLMIDLDNTGNKARLGANAILGVSLALAKAAAEEAGLPLYRYVGGAYASTLPVPLMNIINGGAHADNALDFQEFMIMPVGQDSFREALRCGAEVFHSLKKKLSDGGHNTNVGDEGGFAPGLKSSEEALGFIMSAIEAAGYKPGEEVLLALDCAATEFYDEGTYKMAGEGKTMDGGEMAAFLAHLAGNYPIASIEDGMAEDDWDGWKTLTDQIGAKVQLVGDDLFVTNPARLRDGIEKGVANSILVKVNQIGTLTETLEAVETAHKAHYTAVMSHRSGETEDATIADLAVATNCGQIKTGSLSRSDRMAKYNQLLRIEEQLGSAARYAGPDLRKG; via the coding sequence ATGAGCGCCATCATCGACATCCGCGCCCGTGAGATCCTCGATTCCCGTGGCAACCCCACCGTCGAGGTCGACCTTGTTCTGGAAAGCGGTGCGGTCGGCCGCGCTGCGGTCCCTTCCGGCGCTTCCACCGGCGCCCATGAAGCCGTGGAGCTGCGCGACGGCGACAAGAAGCGCTATCTCGGCAAGGGGGTGACCCAGGCCGTCGAAGCCGTGAACACGGAACTCTATGAGGCGCTGGTCGGCATGGAGGCGGACGACCAGATCCGGCTCGACCGCCTGATGATCGATCTGGACAACACCGGCAACAAGGCCCGCCTGGGCGCGAACGCGATTCTGGGCGTCAGTCTGGCGCTGGCCAAGGCGGCGGCGGAGGAGGCTGGGCTGCCGCTCTACCGCTATGTCGGTGGGGCTTATGCTTCGACCTTGCCGGTGCCGCTCATGAACATCATCAACGGCGGCGCGCATGCCGACAATGCGTTGGACTTCCAGGAGTTCATGATCATGCCCGTGGGCCAGGACAGCTTCCGCGAGGCGCTGCGCTGCGGGGCCGAGGTCTTCCACAGCCTCAAGAAGAAGCTGAGCGACGGCGGCCACAACACCAACGTCGGGGACGAGGGCGGCTTCGCGCCGGGCCTCAAGTCCTCGGAAGAGGCGCTCGGCTTCATCATGTCGGCGATCGAGGCCGCGGGTTACAAACCGGGCGAGGAGGTGCTGCTCGCGCTGGACTGCGCGGCCACCGAGTTCTACGACGAGGGCACCTACAAGATGGCGGGTGAGGGCAAGACGATGGACGGGGGTGAGATGGCCGCCTTCCTCGCGCACCTCGCCGGGAACTATCCCATCGCATCCATCGAGGACGGCATGGCGGAGGACGACTGGGATGGCTGGAAGACCCTGACCGATCAGATCGGCGCCAAGGTCCAGCTCGTCGGCGACGATCTCTTCGTCACCAATCCGGCACGCTTGCGCGACGGGATTGAGAAGGGCGTCGCCAACTCGATCCTCGTGAAGGTCAACCAGATCGGGACCCTGACCGAGACGCTGGAAGCCGTGGAGACCGCTCACAAGGCGCACTACACCGCCGTGATGTCCCACCGCTCGGGCGAGACCGAGGACGCCACCATCGCGGATCTGGCCGTCGCGACCAACTGCGGCCAGATCAAGACCGGCTCGCTGTCCCGCTCGGACCGCATGGCCAAGTACAATCAGCTTCTGCGTATCGAAGAGCAGCTTGGTTCGGCGGCGCGCTACGCGGGCCCCGACCTTCGGAAAGGTTAA
- a CDS encoding SurA N-terminal domain-containing protein, whose translation MLKTMRSTVGKIVTIGLFALLILSFAVWGIGDIFRGQGADSVVAKVGDREITVAEYSRVLQQEVNRTQQMLGRSLDGDQIRDFGVAERALERLITQTSIDLLSDDLGMTVTEEQLRESIRQDPGFQGPDGQFDPSLLRNALFANNMSESMFLGVLSKSIARQQLLDAAFAGLEVPDAFAMPLYAYENETRDARYVTLFHSAFADIEDPEEVALQSFYQEQKQNFMAPEYRALTVVRITAEDLMDEVAVSEEQLREEYELRKSSFEVPETRTLTQVVLSAEEDAQALAAAAQEGKTLAAAAEELGLPGPVDLGSVTKDELPGAVAETAFQGEAGSVVGPAASPLGFHVIRIDSVTAGSLRTFEEVRDELTRELKRGQAIDSLVTLANEFDDTIAGGASLEEAAAALALPIQSIDAVDRSGRTPDGALVEGLEPREAILTEAYQLEPGLESLLIETGDDGYFMVRVDGITPESERPLSEVRDSVIRRWKQEERARLAGELAEAIQAKAAEGLTLEAAIEAVEKPEGMNLVVETTEGVARNERDQQKVPSPQFTSTLFQMEPEEVRTTVGPLAEIVVRLSAIETPEPSEDQQALDDLRAVTLGAMQNDLGAQLLQALREEQGVSVNRQQIDLLLQNYL comes from the coding sequence ATGCTCAAGACCATGCGCAGCACCGTCGGCAAGATCGTAACGATCGGGCTCTTCGCTCTCCTGATCCTGAGTTTCGCCGTCTGGGGCATCGGCGACATCTTCAGGGGACAGGGTGCGGACAGCGTCGTTGCGAAGGTGGGCGATCGCGAGATCACCGTCGCGGAGTACAGCCGGGTCCTGCAACAGGAGGTCAACCGCACCCAGCAGATGCTGGGCCGTTCGCTGGATGGCGATCAGATCCGCGACTTCGGCGTGGCCGAACGCGCGCTGGAGCGCCTCATCACCCAGACCTCCATCGATCTTCTGAGCGACGATCTCGGCATGACGGTCACCGAGGAGCAGCTGCGCGAATCGATTCGCCAGGACCCCGGTTTCCAAGGGCCCGACGGACAGTTCGATCCCTCCTTGCTGCGCAACGCGCTCTTCGCCAACAACATGAGCGAGTCGATGTTCCTGGGCGTCCTGAGCAAGTCCATCGCGCGCCAGCAGCTTCTGGACGCCGCCTTCGCGGGTCTGGAAGTCCCCGATGCCTTCGCCATGCCGCTTTACGCCTATGAGAATGAAACGCGCGATGCGCGCTACGTGACGCTGTTCCACAGCGCCTTCGCCGACATCGAAGACCCGGAGGAAGTCGCCCTTCAGAGCTTCTATCAGGAGCAGAAGCAGAACTTCATGGCGCCGGAGTACCGCGCCCTGACCGTGGTCCGCATCACCGCCGAAGACCTGATGGACGAGGTCGCGGTCAGCGAGGAGCAACTGCGCGAAGAATACGAGCTGCGCAAATCCAGTTTCGAGGTGCCGGAGACCCGCACCCTGACCCAGGTCGTGTTGTCGGCCGAGGAGGACGCACAGGCGCTCGCCGCCGCCGCGCAGGAAGGCAAGACGCTTGCAGCCGCCGCCGAAGAGCTGGGCCTGCCCGGCCCTGTGGACCTCGGCAGCGTGACCAAGGATGAGCTGCCCGGCGCCGTCGCCGAGACCGCTTTCCAGGGAGAGGCCGGCAGCGTGGTCGGTCCCGCCGCCTCCCCCCTTGGTTTCCACGTCATTCGGATCGACAGCGTGACAGCCGGTTCGCTGCGTACCTTTGAAGAGGTGCGGGACGAACTGACGCGCGAGCTGAAGCGCGGCCAGGCTATCGACAGCCTCGTCACGCTGGCGAACGAGTTCGACGACACTATTGCCGGAGGCGCCTCGCTTGAGGAAGCCGCCGCGGCCTTGGCGCTGCCGATCCAGAGCATCGACGCGGTGGACCGCAGCGGGCGCACGCCCGATGGCGCCCTGGTGGAGGGCCTGGAGCCGCGCGAAGCGATCCTGACGGAGGCCTATCAGCTCGAACCGGGCCTCGAGAGCCTTCTGATCGAGACCGGCGACGACGGCTACTTCATGGTCCGGGTCGACGGCATCACGCCGGAAAGCGAGCGCCCCCTCTCCGAGGTTCGCGACAGCGTGATCCGCCGCTGGAAGCAGGAAGAGCGCGCCCGCCTTGCCGGGGAACTCGCCGAGGCGATCCAGGCCAAGGCCGCCGAGGGTCTGACCCTGGAAGCGGCGATCGAGGCGGTCGAGAAGCCCGAGGGCATGAATCTGGTCGTGGAGACGACAGAGGGCGTTGCCCGCAATGAGCGCGACCAGCAGAAGGTCCCCTCCCCGCAGTTCACCTCCACCCTGTTCCAGATGGAGCCCGAGGAGGTGCGCACCACCGTCGGCCCCCTGGCCGAGATCGTGGTTCGGCTGAGCGCCATCGAGACCCCGGAGCCCTCGGAAGATCAGCAGGCTCTCGACGACCTGCGGGCCGTCACCCTGGGGGCGATGCAGAACGACCTGGGCGCGCAGCTGCTTCAGGCTCTGCGCGAAGAACAGGGCGTCTCCGTGAACCGCCAGCAGATCGACCTGCTGCTCCAGAACTACCTCTAA
- a CDS encoding biotin/lipoyl-binding protein — protein MPVQVLMPALSPTMTEGKLAKWLVKEGDEVNSGDVIAEIETDKATMEVEAVEEGTLGKIVVAEGTEGVPVNEVIALLLEEGESADDLEGADASPKQGSKAEAPKEEKKEAAEPAPKSEPAPKSEAQPAAQPAASGGSASPAKSGGDRIFASPLA, from the coding sequence ATGCCCGTTCAGGTTCTGATGCCGGCACTTTCGCCCACCATGACGGAGGGCAAGCTGGCCAAATGGCTCGTCAAGGAAGGCGACGAGGTCAACTCCGGCGATGTGATCGCCGAGATCGAGACCGACAAGGCCACCATGGAGGTGGAAGCGGTCGAAGAGGGGACGCTCGGCAAGATCGTCGTGGCCGAAGGCACGGAGGGCGTGCCGGTCAACGAGGTGATCGCGCTGCTGCTGGAAGAGGGGGAGAGTGCGGACGACCTGGAAGGCGCCGACGCTTCTCCGAAGCAGGGAAGCAAGGCCGAAGCGCCCAAGGAGGAGAAGAAGGAAGCAGCTGAGCCTGCGCCTAAATCCGAGCCCGCGCCAAAGTCCGAAGCCCAGCCCGCAGCCCAGCCGGCGGCATCCGGCGGAAGCGCGTCCCCCGCCAAGTCCGGCGGCGACCGGATCTTCGCCAGCCCCTTGGC